The nucleotide sequence aaacatcagtcatcatacatcatacatcatacatcagacatcagtcatcagacatcagtcatcagtcatcatacatcagacatcagtcatcagacatcagtcatcaaacatcagtcatcatacatcagacatcagtcatcaaacatcatacatcatacatcagacatcagacatcagtcatcatacatcagacatcagtcatcagacatcagtcatcatacatcatacatcatacatcagacatcagacatcagtcatcagacatcatacatcagacatcagacatcggtcatcagacatcagtcatcagacatcagtcatcagacatcagtcatcatacatcagtcatcatacatcatacatcagtcatcagtcatcatacatcatacatcagacatcagacatcagtcatcatacatcagacatcagacatcagacatcagacatcagtcatcagtcatcatacatcagacatcagacatcagtcatcatacatcatacatcagacatcagtcatcagacatcagacatcagacatcagtcatcatacatcatacatcagacatcagacatcagacatcagtcatcaaacatcagtcatcatacatcatacatcatacatcagacatcagtcatcagacatcagtcatcatacatcagacatcagtcatcagacatcagtcatcaaacatcagtcatcatacatcagacatcagtcatcaaacatcagtcatcaaacatcatacatcagacatcagtcatcagacatcatacaccagacatcagtcatcagacatcagtcatcaaacatcagtcatcagacatcagtcatcagacatcagtcatcagacatcagtcatcatacatcatacatcagacatcagacatcaaacatcagtcatcatacatcagacatcagacatcatacgtcagacatcagacatcagtcatcaaacatcagacatcagtcatcagacatcagtcatcagacatcagtcatcatacatcatacatcagacatcagacatcagtcatcatacatcagacatcagtcatcagacatcagtcatcatacatcatacatcatacatcagacatcagacatcagtcatcagacatcatacatcagacatcagacatcggtcatcagacatcagtcatcagacatcagacatcagtcatcatacatcagtcatcatacatcatacatcagtcatcagtcatcatacatcatacatcagacatcagacatcagtcatcatacatcagacatcagacatcagacatcagtcatcagtcatcatacatcagacatcagacatcagtcatcatacatcatacatcatacatcagacatcagacatcagtcatcaggcatcagtcatcatacatcatacatcagacatcagacctcagtcatcaaacatcagtcatcatacatcatacatcatacatcagacatcagtcatcagtcatcatacatcatacatcatacatcagacatcagtcatcatacatcatacatcagacatcagacatcagtcatcaaacatcagtcatcatacatcatacatcatacatcagacatcatacatcatacatcagtcatcaaacatcagtcatcatacatcatacatcatacatcagacatcagtcatcagacatcagtcatcagtcatcagtcatcatacatcagacatcagtcatcagacatcagtcatcaaacatcagtcatcatacatcagacatcagtcatcaaacatcagtcatcagacatcagtcatcagacatcagtcatcagacatcagtcatcaaacatcagacatcagtcatcagacatcagtcatcagaaatcagtcatcatacatcttacatcagacatcagacatcagtcatcatacatcatacatcatacatcagacatcagtcatcagacatcagtcatcatacatcatacatcagacatcagacatcagtcatcaaacatcagtcatcatacatcatacatcagtcatcagtcatcatacatcagacatcagtcatcagtcatcagacatcaaacatcagacatcagtcatcagacatcatacatcatatatcagacatcagacatcagacatcagtcatcagacatcagtcatcagtcatcagtcatcagacatcagtcatcaaacatcagtcatcagacatcagtcatcagtcatcatacatcagacatcagacatcatacatcatatatcagacatcagacatcatacatcagacatcagtcatcagacatcagtcatcatacatcagacatcagtcatcagtcatcatacatcagacatcagtcatcagtcatcatacatcagacatcagtcatcagtcatcagacatcaaacatcagtcatcagacatcatacatcatacatcagacatcagacatcagacatcagtcatcagtcatcagacatcagacatcagtcatcagtcatcagacatcagtcatcagtcatcagacatcagtcatcagtcatcagacatcaaacatcatacatcagtcatcagtcatcagacatcaaaCATCATACattatacatcagacatcagtcatcagtcatcagacatcaaaCATCATACATTATACATCAGACAAACTCACTTTAGCTGTTGAGCATCATCAAAGGAAGACTGAAAAGTGTTGACATTTTTACATCATGGAGGCTGTTGAAAGAtgaactctcctctcctctcctcagtgcaCTCCCCCGATGGAGGTGAATGACCTGTTCAGAGATATCCAGGATGGAAGGATACTCATGGCCCTGCTGGAGGAACTGTCTGGATGCAAGCTGGTGAGATTTCCCTTTTAAACAATATTACACCATCCACAGTGTATTCAGATGTTAGTGGTGGTTTGTTGATTCATGTGTATGCattccaaattgcaccctattacctatgggCACTTATCCGTAGCTAACTAACAACACACCTGTTGATCATTGTATGGTTGATGTCCTCCACCAGCTTCATGGATGGAAGCAGTCCTCACATCGTATCTTCAGACTGAACAACATCGCTAAGGTCCTTACCTTCCTGGAGGAGAGAAATGTGAGTATCACAGCCAATAACCTAtgaatatcacagccaatcaccTATGAATATCGCAGCCAATCACCTAtgaatatcacagccaatcacctatgaatatcacagccaatcagCTATGAATATCACAAGACAATTTTTGAAATCTTGCTTAAAGCACTAGCCAGTCTCACCAGAATTTCGTAGGGATTTTTTGTGATATTTTGTGGATAATAATGCTTGATATTGCTGCGGCAATTCTGACATTTTGCATGGCAATATGAAATGGTTTTGTCCAATTTCTCGCGAAAATGCGCTGACGAGTAAAAAGGTTTAGACGGTGATGGGTTAATTTTATACGATAATATTGTGATGATTTTACTGTTTTATGCAGAAACAGTGCGGTGATAGGTCTTATTTGTAGGCCCTCTCATAATATGCAGGAATTGTTGATTTTCCCCAAAAATGTGCAATCGCAAAATTGCGAAATCCCGAAAGGACTGACTAGCATACCACAACTGTCTAAACCTCCTGTTGATTGGTTGGATTGTTTACCTGGGTGTGTTTACCTGCACAGGTGAAGCTGGTCAGTATTGATGCTGCAGATGTTGCCGATGGCAACTCTTCCATCGTTCTTGGACTCATCTGGAATATCATCCTGTTTTTCCaggtaaactctctctctctctttccttctctttctcttgctcttctTACCTCTGTCtttccactgctctctctctcgccctctctagAAGATATTCAAATCATGAAATAagggcctcctcctcctctgtctctcagaTCAAGGAGCTGACAGGGAACATTAAGAGTCAGTTCCCCTCGTCCTCTAGCCTCTCCTCGCTCCCCACCAGCTCAGACTCCGACACCTCCCACTCCAGCACGCCCTCCTTCGAGAGACCGCGCTCCATCGCCATGAGGGATCATGGGAAGCCCATCAAGACACTCCTGCAGTGGGTCCAGAGACGAACCCGGAAGTGAGTGGTGATTGGACAGCAATCATATATCAAATTCATAAGAGATGATCTCACTAATTGGATAGTTTATTTGATTAGCCTGAAAATCCAGTACAGGCAACAGTAAATACAGTAATATACATACACACAAGTTTGAAAGTTTGATTGCAATGCAGTTTTTCCAGACATTGTGTTTAAGTGTTGTCAGTTGTTGCTGACTTGCTagagtcctgtctgtctgtctgtctgtctgtctgtctttctgtctgtctgtctgtctgtctgtctgtctgtctgtctgtctgtctgtctgtctgtcaggtacGGTGTGGCGGTGCAGGACTTTGGGAAGAGCTGGACCAGTGGGCTGGCCTTCCTGGCTGTCATTAAGTCTATAGACCCCAGCCTGGTGGACATGAGGAGAGCTCTGCTGAGGACAGCCAGGGAGAACCTAGAGGAGGCCTTCAGGACAGCCCACTACAGCCTGGGCATACCCAGACTACTGGATCCAGAGGGTAAACTATTCAATTCCAACTAAGTTAAATTAAATAAGACTTTATTCATTCCCACAAGGGGCAAATatactagcctggtctcagatcagtttgtgctgtaCAGCCAACTCCTATGGCTGTTGTCATGCCAAACTGTTTGACATGACAGTGGTCATAGATATCAGTTGACAAGACAGTACAAGCAGATCTGGATCCGGGCTACAATTATGCTGGACAAGCAGTGTACATTTTCCACTAGTCTGTTGTCCTTCTGTTATAATTCTCACTTTAATATTTGCATAGACGTGACCATCAACCCACCAGACGAGCAGTCCATCATGACCTATGTGTCCCAGTTCCTCGAGCACTTTCCTGGGATGGAGGTGAGAGAGGCTGAATAGAGTGCATAGGggtctggccaaaagtagtgcaccatatcgGGATATGTAGTATGAACAAACCAtaggtgactctctctctctctctctctctctctctctctctctctctctctctctctctctctctctctctctctctctctctctctttctcgctctctgtctctatctctctctcactctctctctctctccctctctttctcgctctctgtctctatctctctctctccctcactctctctctctctctctctctctctctctgtctctctcacactctctctctctctctctgtctctctcactctctgtctctctctctttctctctctctctctctctctctctctctctctctctctctctctctctctctctctctccctctctttctcgctctctgtctctatctctctctctctcactctctctctctctctctctgtctctctcacactctctctctctctctctctgtctctctcactctctgtctctctctctttctctctctctctctctctctctctctctctctctctctctctctctctctctctctctctctctctctctctcagccccaggAAAATGCATCTGATGTGATACAGAGGAGTGTGTCGTCGGGCAGACTCAGCTGTCGTGTCAACGACTCCTCCCACGACCTGAGGACCGGCGTCCACCGGAGccgggacagagagaggccctACATGGTCCGGAGAGACTGGGTCCAGCCTCCGCCCAAAATCTTAATCTCCTCCGTCTCTGAGGATCTCAAGTCTCTCACTTCCCCGGTCGTAGTGGAGCGCTCCTGGGTCAACGAGGGCTCGTCGGTTGGGTCCACCCCCAGCCCTGTCTTCACTgtctccacctccagctccccGCAGCCCTCCTTCGTCGACTCGGTCATCAGCTCTTTGTCTTGCGACTCACCAATCAGTGACTCTGTCATCGGTTCACCAGACTCCTGCTGGGAGGGCCATCCAAACGAGGCAGTGACTCCAGACAGGTTCGTGGAGAGCCGTAGCGATGGGTCGCTATGCGACAGCGGGCTATCCTGGGACATGagcatccctccctctaccccccacgGGGTCACGCCTGACCTGGAGGAACCGTTGCCCTCGGTTATGGGGCTGACAGGGAAAACCCAGGATGGGGAGATGTTTGTTGACGAGGCAAACTACTCTCTAAACTCGTTGGTGAGCACACAGGACAGATCCAGAACACGCCCAAAGAAAGAGGAggacgggggggagagagaggaggacgggGGGGACAAAGAggaggacgggggagagagagaggaggaggagtataaCTACATTCTGGACCTGAGTGAGGACAAGGCAGCCAAGCAGGAGCCTGATCAAAGAGAAGGAATTAACAAGTACAGGTCAAGTACAGGTCAGAGTAACAGCGTTAACAAGGAGCAGGGGTGGCCATCTTTAGAGCTCTCTGACGAGCCTCAGGAAACTGACTCTGACCAGaagggggagagtgtgtgtgagggtgagagtgtgtgtgagggtgagagtgtgtgtgagggtgagagaggaggagctgTGTGTTCTCCACAAGATGAGAAAATCAGCCAATCAAAGCAGAGCTCTGACATCACACATCAGGAGACCCCCGACCTGCATGAAGAGCCCAATCAACGGGACACTGTCCCGGAGACAACAGACAGGACATCAGAATGTGCCAAGAAGGAAACGGCAGAACCATCTAGAGATTCCAGGAAGGCTGGAAACCCTGAGGAAGAGTTAGCTAAGGAACGTTCTGATAAAGCAGAGGGTCAAAGTGATGTGACTGACAGAGTGGAGACGGAACACAGACAGACTACTTCTCTGTCAGAGAGGGACAGCGACGGGGAGCGGTCCCTGGAGGGGTCAGAGGAAAGGCACAAGCAGGTCACACAAGAGTCTGAAACACAAGAGAAGATAACAGATGTTCAGAATAGCCACGTAGAGTCACAGGAGAACACTACGACACGGGTTGATGATGTCACAGAGTCAACGCATCCACAACCGTATATGGAAATGGACCAGAGTCGGACCATACTGGGGGGAACCTCAGAACAATGTC is from Oncorhynchus masou masou isolate Uvic2021 chromosome 32, UVic_Omas_1.1, whole genome shotgun sequence and encodes:
- the LOC135525622 gene encoding uncharacterized protein LOC135525622 isoform X1 — its product is MAGHEWEYKDWFEREEFIGQISDIRVQNLQVEREVVQKRTFTRWMNLHLEKCTPPMEVNDLFRDIQDGRILMALLEELSGCKLLHGWKQSSHRIFRLNNIAKVLTFLEERNVKLVSIDAADVADGNSSIVLGLIWNIILFFQIKELTGNIKSQFPSSSSLSSLPTSSDSDTSHSSTPSFERPRSIAMRDHGKPIKTLLQWVQRRTRKYGVAVQDFGKSWTSGLAFLAVIKSIDPSLVDMRRALLRTARENLEEAFRTAHYSLGIPRLLDPEDVTINPPDEQSIMTYVSQFLEHFPGMEPQENASDVIQRSVSSGRLSCRVNDSSHDLRTGVHRSRDRERPYMVRRDWVQPPPKILISSVSEDLKSLTSPVVVERSWVNEGSSVGSTPSPVFTVSTSSSPQPSFVDSVISSLSCDSPISDSVIGSPDSCWEGHPNEAVTPDRFVESRSDGSLCDSGLSWDMSIPPSTPHGVTPDLEEPLPSVMGLTGKTQDGEMFVDEANYSLNSLVSTQDRSRTRPKKEEDGGEREEDGGDKEEDGGEREEEEYNYILDLSEDKAAKQEPDQREGINKYRSSTGQSNSVNKEQGWPSLELSDEPQETDSDQKGESVCEGESVCEGESVCEGERGGAVCSPQDEKISQSKQSSDITHQETPDLHEEPNQRDTVPETTDRTSECAKKETAEPSRDSRKAGNPEEELAKERSDKAEGQSDVTDRVETEHRQTTSLSERDSDGERSLEGSEERHKQVTQESETQEKITDVQNSHVESQENTTTRVDDVTESTHPQPYMEMDQSRTILGGTSEQCLDPVEQSHTGTTPACTDGGQSSTLLTEAGKEGILSPEIEAEAGDEDMCGHPGGCMVERTGKCERASCVGDADVNVVATEEKRVAEKEHDWVDGSGTTDNTETVVEVPHQCTPVSIIPLDMVYYPHYDVPISQVIEAFVEPNPGAVLTGLVPQSPLFDTNTQSQAVLHSQEERDLEKDTGDHTDGGHSETEASAVEETGDKMADTEQSETKPVNMTYTDTERRSALESESEPMDLFYTDSDAGESSRSALEEPMTVSDTLEPMDLFYPDTDDCGPVEETENDVETSPWSSSFSKSVETWPSTFSVAALKPAPSSEPEPLPETHTQIHTDSHTHNTLYQEELCEVSTTQEQDKEIEVRGGSGGSDPQERCSMLGEQTAGDGAVVEVETHRGPAESSDLTMTDKERPGSAAAAARESNETVRRNADSDGTLDDQCSMCFTPLHKRKNNGSKEVCGKTSQIFCKNDNQKSLASSRTHCTKSDTSWKKIQIPTSLTEYYVLLLLWLVLYCLLVLPQIHYRDLPRLLLNLGK
- the LOC135525622 gene encoding uncharacterized protein LOC135525622 isoform X2, whose product is MAGHEWEYKDWFEREEFIGQISDIRVQNLQVEREVVQKRTFTRWMNLHLEKCTPPMEVNDLFRDIQDGRILMALLEELSGCKLLHGWKQSSHRIFRLNNIAKVLTFLEERNVKLVSIDAADVADGNSSIVLGLIWNIILFFQIKELTGNIKSQFPSSSSLSSLPTSSDSDTSHSSTPSFERPRSIAMRDHGKPIKTLLQWVQRRTRKYGVAVQDFGKSWTSGLAFLAVIKSIDPSLVDMRRALLRTARENLEEAFRTAHYSLGIPRLLDPEDVTINPPDEQSIMTYVSQFLEHFPGMEPQENASDVIQRSVSSGRLSCRVNDSSHDLRTGVHRSRDRERPYMVRRDWVQPPPKILISSVSEDLKSLTSPVVVERSWVNEGSSVGSTPSPVFTVSTSSSPQPSFVDSVISSLSCDSPISDSVIGSPDSCWEGHPNEAVTPDRFVESRSDGSLCDSGLSWDMSIPPSTPHGVTPDLEEPLPSVMGLTGKTQDGEMFVDEANYSLNSLVSTQDRSRTRPKKEEDGGEREEDGGDKEEDGGEREEEEYNYILDLSEDKAAKQEPDQREGINKYRSSTGQSNSVNKEQGWPSLELSDEPQETDSDQKGESVCEGESVCEGESVCEGERGGAVCSPQDEKISQSKQSSDITHQETPDLHEEPNQRDTVPETTDRTSECAKKETAEPSRDSRKAGNPEEELAKERSDKAEGQSDVTDRVETEHRQTTSLSERDSDGERSLEGSEERHKQVTQESETQEKITDVQNSHVESQENTTTRVDDVTESTHPQPYMEMDQSRTILGGTSEQCLDPVEQSHTGTTPACTDGGQSSTLLTEAGKEGILSPEIEAEAGDEDMCGHPGGCMVERTGKCERASCVGDADVNVVATEEKRVAEKEHDWVDGSGTTDNTETVVEVPHQCTPVSIIPLDMVYYPHYDVPISQVIEAFVEPNPGAVLTGLVPQSPLFDTNTQSQAVLHSQEERDLEKDTGDHTDGGHSETEASAVEETGDKMADTEQSETKPVNMTYTDTERRSALESESEPMDLFYTDSDAGESSRSALEEPMTVSDTLEPMDLFYPDTDDCGPVEETENDVETSPWSSSFSKSVETWPSTFSVAALKPAPSSEPEPLPETHTQIHTDSHTHNTLYQEELCEVSTTQEQDKEIEVRGGSGGSDPQERCSMLGEQTAGDGAVVEVETHRGPAESSDLTMTDKERPGSAAAAARESNETVRRNADSDGTLDDQCSMCFTPLHKRKNNGSKENDNQKSLASSRTHCTKSDTSWKKIQIPTSLTEYYVLLLLWLVLYCLLVLPQIHYRDLPRLLLNLGK